From a region of the Solanum stenotomum isolate F172 chromosome 2, ASM1918654v1, whole genome shotgun sequence genome:
- the LOC125855414 gene encoding probable serine/threonine-protein kinase At1g01540 — MSGFLTDELSKRTSIFGLRLWVVLGICVGAAIVLVLFLISLWFTSKRSTSKNTLSVSAKKNPNIPKVSKEIQEIRIDPIRTLPENPKLLPAPAPIPEPDSFEEKTQNPDDYQRTLIEIGKGQKIANPGRVGQGGGSSHGSEEARSNEQAIIAVPEVSYLGWGHWYTLRELEISTNYFAEENVIGEGGYGIVYRGVMEDNSKVAVKNLLNNRGQAEKEFKVEVEAIGRVRHKNLVRLLGYCAEGAHRMLVYEYVDNGNLEQWLHGDVGSCSPLTWEIRMDIILGTAKGLTYLHEGLEPKVVHRDIKSSNILLDKQWSPKVSDFGLAKLLGAEKSYVTTRVMGTFGYVAPEYASTGMLNERSDVYSFGILIMEIISGRNPVDYSRPPGEVTLVDWLKIMVSNRNAEGVVDPKIPEKPSSRALKRVLLVALRCVDPNAQKRPKMGQVIHMLEADDFPFRDERRASREHGGRLYRDGAKERVMDKRVIESGDSSGYESSVQTNWSLVKKQETDDEH; from the exons ATGTCGGGGTTTCTGACTGATGAACTGTCCAAAAGAACTTCAATTTTTGGTTTACGTTTATGGGTTGTTTTGGGTATTTGTGTAGGAGCTGCAATTGTGCTTGTTCTGTTTCTTATCTCACTATGGTTCACTTCCAAACGTAGCACTAGTAAAAATACCCTTTCAGTTTCAGCTAAGAAAAATCCCAATATCCCTAAAGTATCCAAGGAAATTCAGGAAATCCGAATCGACCCAATTCGAACTCTGCCGGAAAACCCGAAATTACTACCTGCTCCGGCTCCGATACCGGAACCTGATTCTTTCGAGGAGAAAACCCAGAATCCCGATGATTATCAGAGAACACTCATTGAGATCGGAAAGGGTCAGAAGATTGCCAATCCGGGTCGGGTTGGGCAAGGTGGCGGGTCTAGTCATGGTAGTGAGGAAGCTCGGTCTAATGAGCAGGCTATCATTGCTGTGCCGGAGGTTTCGTATTTGGGGTGGGGTCATTGGTATACACTGAGAGAGCTTGAAATTTCAACAAATTATTTTGCTGAGGAAAATGTGATTGGTGAAGGTGGGTATGGAATTGTTTACCGTGGAGTTATGGAAGATAACAGTAAAGTTGCTGTTAAGAATTTGCTCAATAACAG GGGACAAGCAGAGAAGGAGTTTAAGGTTGAAGTTGAAGCAATTGGTCGGGTTCGGCACAAGAATTTGGTGAGGTTACTCGGTTACTGTGCTGAGGGTGCTCACAG AATGCTTGTGTATGAGTATGTGGACAATGGGAACTTGGAACAGTGGCTCCATGGAGATGTAGGGTCTTGCAGTCCTCTTACATGGGAAATTAGAATGGATATCATTCTTGGAACAGCTAAAGG GTTAACCTATCTTCATGAGGGCCTTGAACCCAAGGTTGTTCACCGTGACATCAAATCAAGCAATATTTTGCTTGATAAGCAGTGGAGTCCAAAAGTGTCAGACTTTGGCTTGGCAAAGCTTTTGGGTGCTGAGAAGAGCTACGTTACTACTCGGGTTATGGGAACATTCGG TTACGTTGCTCCAGAATATGCTAGCACTGGCATGTTGAATGAGAGAAGTGATGTGTATAGTTTTGGAATTCTTATTATGGAAATCATTTCTGGAAGGAATCCGGTGGATTACAGCCGTCCTCCTGGAGAG GTAACTCTGGTTGATTGGCTTAAAATAATGGTTTCAAACCGGAATGCCGAGGGCGTTGTGGATCCCAAGATACCTGAGAAGCCTTCGTCAAGAGCCCTGAAACGTGTTCTTTTGGTAGCATTACGCTGTGTTGACCCCAATGCTCAGAAGAGGCCAAAAATGGGACAAGTAATACACATGCTTGAAGCTGATGACTTTCCCTTCCGTGAT GAGCGACGGGCTTCAAGGGAGCATGGTGGTCGTTTATATCGTGATGGTGCTAAAGAGAGGGTAATGGACAAGCGTGTAATTGAATCAGGTGATAGCAGTGGATATGAAAGTAGTGTGCAAACCAACTGGTCTTTGGTCAAGAAACAAGAAACCGATGATGAGCATTAG
- the LOC125855420 gene encoding transcription factor SPATULA-like, with amino-acid sequence MADPYRTNPHAASSLESEDMSSFFLNFLQGTSASASATAAAGFYNRSVPAPVAESSSSLNFSDPGRFYAAEFKEGVENVFASAGLGDCDGMNPANRREFLEDDKVDNFGFSSEECDGLDMPSDPTHPRSSKRSRSAEVHNLSEKRRRSKINEKLKALQNLIPNSNKTDKASMLDEAIEYLKQLQLQVQMLTLRNGLSLYPGYVPGSMQSVQLPSGNEFDGRSFMLSANGGATLPVNREMPQTAFEISNQNPSGKPTITSHNTENAVALETTIQNHYGVLNHLASSKDMCRDNTLSRLHLDMSCSGNNSSSGVSS; translated from the exons ATGGCGGATCCGTACAGAACGAACCCTCACGCTGCTTCATCTCTCGAATCCGAAGATATGTCttccttttttcttaattttcttcaagGTACGTCCGCTTCCGCTTCTGCGACTGCTGCGGCTGGTTTCTATAACCGATCGGTACCGGCGCCGGTGGCTGAGTCATCTTCTAGCCTCAATTTCTCCGATCCCGGTCGATTTTATGCTGCCGAGTTCAAGGAAGGCGTTGAGAATGTGTTTGCTTCTGCTGGCCTCGGGGATTGTGACGGTATGAATCCAGCTAATAGGAGAGAGTTTTTGGAAGATGATAAGGTTGATAACTTTGGTTTCAGTAGCGAG GAGTGTGATGGACTTGACATGCCATCTGATCCGACTCATCCACGTTCCTCAAAGAGGAGTAGATCTGCTGAAGTTCATAATTTGTCCGAGAAG AGGAGGAGGAGTAAGATCAATGAGAAACTGAAAGCATTGCAGAACCTAATTCCGAATTCTAACAAA ACTGACAAGGCATCTATGCTTGATGAAGCCATTGAATATCTGAAGCAACTTCAACTGCAAGTTCAG ATGCTTACCTTGAGGAATGGATTGAGTTTATACCCAGGATATGTTCCTGGGTCTATGCAGTCGGTGCAACTCCCATCTGGTAATGAATTTGATGGGAGAAGTTTTATGCTGAGTGCAAATGGAGGAGCTACACTTCCTGTGAATCGAGAAATGCCACAGACTGCATTTGAAATTTCCAATCAGAATCCATCAGGCAAGCCAACAATAACCTCACATAACACAGAAAACGCTGTAGCTTTAGAAACTACAATTCAGAATCATTATGGAGTTCTTAACCATTTAGCATCTTCTAAG GACATGTGCCGAGACAATACACTATCAAGATTGCATTTGGATATGAGTTGCTCTGGAAACAATTCATCATCAGGAGTGTCGTCTTAA
- the LOC125855412 gene encoding subtilisin-like protease SBT3 gives MGFLLFLLFLLANSASAKRTTYIIHMDKSFMPKAFTSHEQWHSSVLETVMLKDTASESSTKPTRLLYSYDNAFHGFSAVMSEDELQVLEKLPGFVSAYADKMVTLDTTHTFEFLGLNPESGLWPASHHGEDVIVGVIDTGVWPESRSYKDDGMTEIPSRWKGICEPGQEFNASMCNNKLIGVRYFNKGVKAANPNITISMNSGRDTQGHGTHTSSTVGGNYVEGASFFGYATGTARGVAPRARLAMYKVIFDEGRFASDVLAGMDQAVADGVDVISISMGFDNVPLYEDPIAIASFGAMEKGVLVSASAGNAGITPGILHNGIPWLLTTAAGSIDRVLSGKLTLGNGQVITGWSMYPVSALVNEFPLIYNESISSCNSTSLSSFNYGIIICENGHFLDQINTIAESSAPAAIYISDDPRIFQREEFAYPGVVISPEDGAAVISYAKSGANPVASISFQQTFVRSTPAPVVATYTSRGPSPSYQGILKPDIMAPGSLVLASWIPNRYTASIYPDIGLSSEFTMISGTSMACPHSSGIAGLLKGAHPEWSPAAVRSAMITGAINIDNTNSPIKDSGLNYSIATPLAMGAGLVNPNFALNPGLIYDATPQDYINLLCAMKFTHKQILTITRSSTYTCQNASSDLNYPSFITLYTNETAATLSQKFVRTVTNVGDGPANYSINMVVPSNTNISVYPSRLSFSSKYEKLSYTLTVEYSGNKTGEVVFGSITWVDVIGLHAVTSPIVVAPMIHTW, from the coding sequence ATGGGATTCTTATTGTTCTTATTGTTCCTCTTAGCTAATTCAGCCTCAGCAAAAAGAACCACTTACATAATCCATATGGACAAGTCATTCATGCCTAAGGCTTTTACTAGTCATGAGCAATGGCACTCTTCAGTTCTTGAAACTGTCATGTTGAAAGATACAGCAAGTGAAAGTTCTACCAAGCCGACTAGGCTTCTTTATTCGTATGACAATGCATTTCATGGATTCAGTGCTGTTATGTCTGAGGATGAATTGCAAGTTCTTGAAAAATTGCCTGGTTTTGTCTCGGCTTATGCTGATAAAATGGTCACTCTTGACACTACTCACACGTTTGAGTTTCTCGGTCTGAATCCTGAGTCAGGACTATGGCCAGCTTCTCATCATGGCGAAGACGTGATTGTTGGTGTCATTGATACTGGAGTATGGCCAGAGAGTCGGAGTTATAAGGACGATGGGATGACTGAAATTCCGTCAAGGtggaagggtatatgtgagcctggACAAGAATTTAATGCTTCAATGTGTAACAATAAGTTAATTGGTGTTCGATACTTCAACAAAGGAGTTAAAGCTGCAAATCCTAATATTACGATTAGTATGAATTCAGGCAGGGATACACAAGGTCATGGCACGCATACTTCATCAACTGTTGGTGGAAACTATGTCGAGGGTGCTTCATTTTTTGGCTATGCAACTGGCACAGCAAGAGGGGTCGCTCCACGTGCTAGGCTTGCTATGTATAAGGTAATTTTTGATGAAGGACGCTTCGCTTCTGATGTGCTTGCTGGTATGGATCAAGCTGTTGCTGATGGTGTCGATGTGATATCCATCTCTATGGGATTTGATAATGTTCCATTGTATGAAGACCCTATTGCCATAGCTTCATTTGGTGCTATGGAGAAAGGCGTTCTTGTTTCCGCATCAGCAGGAAATGCAGGTATCACTCCTGGAATACTCCACAATGGAATCCCCTGGCTCTTGACTACTGCTGCTGGCTCTATTGATCGCGTCCTCTCAGGAAAATTGACTCTTGGAAATGGACAAGTGATCACTGGTTGGTCAATGTACCCTGTTAGCGCCCTTGTCAACGAGTTCCCACTTATCTACAACGAGTCAATATCGAGTTGCAATTCAACTTCCTTATCCAGCTTCAATTATGGAATCATCATATGTGAAAATGGACATTTCCTTGATCAAATAAATACCATTGCTGAATCCTCTGCCCCTGCTGCTATATACATCTCTGACGATCCAAGAATTTTCCAGAGAGAAGAATTTGCATATCCTGGTGTTGTTATCAGTCCTGAAGATGGAGCAGCTGTGATCAGTTATGCTAAATCTGGTGCCAATCCTGTTGCCAGCATTAGCTTCCAACAGACATTTGTGAGATCAACACCAGCACCCGTCGTTGCAACTTACACATCACGAGGTCCTTCACCTAGCTATCAAGGAATCTTGAAGCCAGACATAATGGCACCAGGGTCATTAGTCTTAGCATCCTGGATTCCCAATCGTTATACAGCTTCAATATATCCAGATATCGGATTGAGCAGTGAATTCACAATGATTTCAGGAACATCCATGGCCTGTCCACATTCCTCTGGCATTGCTGGACTTCTTAAAGGCGCACATCCTGAATGGAGTCCAGCAGCAGTCCGATCTGCAATGATCACTGGTGCCATCAACATTGACAACACAAATTCTCCCATCAAAGATTCAGGCCTAAACTACAGTATCGCGACTCCTCTGGCTATGGGAGCAGGGCTAGTTAATCCAAACTTCGCCCTGAATCCAGGTCTTATATATGATGCCACACCACAAGACTACATAAACCTTTTATGCGCCATGAAATTCACTCACAAGCAAATCTTGACGATCACAAGATCATCAACCTACACTTGCCAAAATGCATCTTCTGATCTTAACTACCCATCATTCATCACTCTATACACAAATGAAACTGCAGCAACACTGAGTCAAAAGTTCGTTAGGACAGTGACAAACGTTGGTGATGGCCCTGCTAACTATTCTATTAATATGGTCGTGCCATCGAACACAAACATAAGTGTTTATCCTTCAAGATTGTCCTTCAGCAGCAAGTATGAGAAGCTAAGTTATACATTGACAGTTGAATATAGCGGTAACAAAACTGGAGAAGTTGTATTCGGATCTATAACTTGGGTGGATGTAATTGGTCTCCATGCTGTAACAAGTCCAATTGTGGTTGCACCAATGATCCATACTTGGTAA